One Miscanthus floridulus cultivar M001 chromosome 11, ASM1932011v1, whole genome shotgun sequence DNA window includes the following coding sequences:
- the LOC136491077 gene encoding putative wall-associated receptor kinase-like 16 isoform X1, with protein MEARPVQLGLFCLLLLLVAQDAPAVSVPSPECQRQCGGVDIPYPFGIGDNCSRARGFNVSCLDVLQDGVYKPYLTGDEFEVLNISLIHGTLRMMNRISTSCYNSSGLIENAQWGLNGSSSPYRFSDVHNKFTVIGCNTLAYISDKSGTGYQSGCVSTCGNVSDLVDGSCSGQGCCQTAIPRAMGYYKVGFDSNFNTSKIWRFSRCSYAVLMEAEALNFSTLYITTTKFNDTNMGRAPVVLDWAISRDLAIRDGTTSCEVAKRNETGTYACLSTHGGCVESPNGPGYLCNCSKGYDGNPYLPDGCKDYNECRDVSSCPSGSICHNTIGGYRCSCRAGRKFSEQNKTCDPDTGLIIGVTVGFLVLVIFSFFGYMILQKRKLNQVKQEHFQQHGGVLLFERMRSEKGLAFIVFSEAELIQGTDNYDKSRIIGKGGHGTVYKGIVKNNMQVAIKRCALIDERQKKEFGQEMLILSQINHKNIVKLVGCCLEVEVPMLVYEFIPNGTLFELIHGKNQALQISFSTLLRIVHEAAEGLNFLHSYASPPIIHGDVKSANILLDGNYMAKVSDFGASILAPSDKEQYVTMVQGTCGYLDPEYMQTCQLTEKSDVYSFGVILLEVLTGQEPLKLDGPEMQRSLSSNFLSAMKENNLDAILPSHVKGQESNELIRGLAELAKQCLDMCGSNRPSMKEIADELDKLRKLSLHPWVQIDAEMIETQNLLLGGTSTASFEIEASTTGYPTQEGENLPMNPRSSYYAR; from the exons ATGGAAGCGCGGCCTGTACAGCTTGGCCTTTTCTGTCTTCTGCTTCTGTTGGTGGCACAGGACGCCCCTGCCGTTTCGGTTCCTAGCCCTGAATGCCAAAGGCAGTGTGGAGGCGTGGACATCCCTTACCCGTTCGGCATCGGTGACAACTGCTCGCGTGCACGAGGCTTCAACGTCAGCTGCCTGGATGTTCTTCAGGATGGCGTCTACAAGCCATACCTCACTGGTGATGAATTTGAGGTGCTCAACATTTCCTTGATTCATGGCACGCTCCGGATGATGAACAGGATCTCAACATCCTGCTACAACTCTTCCGGTCTCATAGAGAATGCTCAATGGGGTCTCAACGGAAGTTCTAGTCCCTATCGGTTCTCTGACGTCCACAACAAGTTCACTGTCATCGGATGCAACACCCTTGCCTACATCTCGGACAAGAGCGGCACAGGCTACCAGAGCGGCTGCGTCTCGACGTGCGGCAATGTGTCAGACTTGGTAGACGGTTCCTGCTCCGGCCAGGGCTGCTGCCAGACAGCGATACCCAGGGCGATGGGCTATTACAAAGTCGGCTTCGACAGCAATTTCAACACAAGCAAAATCTGGAGGTTCAGCCGATGCAGCTACGCCGTGCTGATGGAGGCGGAGGCGTTGAACTTTAGCACATTATACATCACCACGACCAAGTTCAACGACACAAACATGGGACGAGCACCCGTGGTGCTTGACTGGGCTATAAGTAGGGACTTGGCTATAAGAGATGGGACGACGTCGTGTGAGGTCGCCAAAAGGAATGAGACAGGCACTTACGCGTGTCTCAGCACCCACGGCGGGTGCGTGGAATCCCCCAACGGGCCAGGGTACCTGTGCAACTGCTCCAAAGGGTATGACGGCAACCCATATCTCCCAGATGGATGCAAAG ATTACAATGAATGTAGAGACGTATCGTCATGCCCCTCAGGCAGCATCTGCCACAACACAATAGGAGGATACCGGTGTTCGTGTCGAGCGGGAAGGAAGTTTTCTGAGCAAAACAAAACATGTGACCCTGATACTGGCCTCATCATAG GAGTTACAGTTGGCTTTCTTGTTCTCGTGATTTTCTCCTTCTTTGGATACATGATTCTTCAAAAGAGAAAACTGAACCAAGTTAAACAAGAACATTTTCAACAGCATGGAGGCGTGCTCTTGTTTGAGAGGATGAGATCAGAAAAGGGTCTTGCTTTCATTGTATTTAGTGAAGCTGAACTTATACAAGGCACAGACAACTACGATAAGAGCAGAATAATTGGAAAGGGAGGCCATGGGACAGTCTACAAAGGGATAGTTAAGAACAACATGCAGGTTGCAATTAAGAGATGTGCACTGATCGACGAAAGGCAAAAGAAGGAATTTGGTCAAGAAATGCTAATACTGTCCCAAATCAATCACAAGAACATTGTCAAACTCGTGGGTTGTTGCCTTGAGGTGGAAGTTCCGATGTTAGTCTACGAGTTCATCCCTAATGGCACACTATTCGAGCTTATCCATGGGAAGAACCAAGCACTGCAAATATCTTTCAGCACCCTGTTAAGGATTGTTCATGAAGCAGCCGAAGGACTCAATTTCCTACACTCGTATGCATCTCCTCCAATCATCCATGGTGATGTGAAGAGTGCCAACATCCTACTTGATGGTAACTACATGGCGAAAGTGTCAGATTTTGGAGCCTCCATACTAGCCCCATCCGACAAAGAGCAATATGTCACAATGGTTCAAGGTACTTGTGGATACCTCGACCCTGAATACATGCAAACATGCCAACTGACAGAGAAAAGTGACGTCTACAGCTTTGGTGTTATCCTTCTTGAGGTCCTCACTGGCCAAGAGCCTCTCAAGTTGGATGGACCTGAGATGCAAAGAAGTTTGTCGTCAAATTTCTTATCCGCTATGAAGGAGAACAATCTTGATGCGATCTTGCCGAGCCACGTGAAGGgacaagagagcaatgaattGATCAGAGGGCTTGCAGAGCTAGCCAAGCAATGCCTGGACATGTGTGGCAGCAACAGACCATCAATGAAGGAGATCGCCGATGAGCTCGATAAATTGAGGAAGCTTTCACTGCATCCTTGGGTACAGATTGATGCAGAGATGATAGAGACTcaaaaccttcttcttggtggaacATCGACTGCTAGCTTTGAAATAGAAGCCAGTACAACTGGGTATCCTACACAAGAAGGTGAGAACCTGCCCATGAACCCAAGAAGTTCGTACTATGCTAGGTGA
- the LOC136491077 gene encoding wall-associated receptor kinase 5-like isoform X2: MEARPVQLGLFCLLLLLVAQDAPAVSVPSPECQRQCGGVDIPYPFGIGDNCSRARGFNVSCLDVLQDGVYKPYLTGDEFEVLNISLIHGTLRMMNRISTSCYNSSGLIENAQWGLNGSSSPYRFSDVHNKFTVIGCNTLAYISDKSGTGYQSGCVSTCGNVSDLVDGSCSGQGCCQTAIPRAMGYYKVGFDSNFNTSKIWRFSRCSYAVLMEAEALNFSTLYITTTKFNDTNMGRAPVVLDWAISRDLAIRDGTTSCEVAKRNETGTYACLSTHGGCVESPNGPGYLCNCSKGYDGNPYLPDGCKDYNECRDVSSCPSGSICHNTIGGYRCSCRAGRKFSEQNKTCDPDTGLIIVGFLVLVIFSFFGYMILQKRKLNQVKQEHFQQHGGVLLFERMRSEKGLAFIVFSEAELIQGTDNYDKSRIIGKGGHGTVYKGIVKNNMQVAIKRCALIDERQKKEFGQEMLILSQINHKNIVKLVGCCLEVEVPMLVYEFIPNGTLFELIHGKNQALQISFSTLLRIVHEAAEGLNFLHSYASPPIIHGDVKSANILLDGNYMAKVSDFGASILAPSDKEQYVTMVQGTCGYLDPEYMQTCQLTEKSDVYSFGVILLEVLTGQEPLKLDGPEMQRSLSSNFLSAMKENNLDAILPSHVKGQESNELIRGLAELAKQCLDMCGSNRPSMKEIADELDKLRKLSLHPWVQIDAEMIETQNLLLGGTSTASFEIEASTTGYPTQEGENLPMNPRSSYYAR; encoded by the exons ATGGAAGCGCGGCCTGTACAGCTTGGCCTTTTCTGTCTTCTGCTTCTGTTGGTGGCACAGGACGCCCCTGCCGTTTCGGTTCCTAGCCCTGAATGCCAAAGGCAGTGTGGAGGCGTGGACATCCCTTACCCGTTCGGCATCGGTGACAACTGCTCGCGTGCACGAGGCTTCAACGTCAGCTGCCTGGATGTTCTTCAGGATGGCGTCTACAAGCCATACCTCACTGGTGATGAATTTGAGGTGCTCAACATTTCCTTGATTCATGGCACGCTCCGGATGATGAACAGGATCTCAACATCCTGCTACAACTCTTCCGGTCTCATAGAGAATGCTCAATGGGGTCTCAACGGAAGTTCTAGTCCCTATCGGTTCTCTGACGTCCACAACAAGTTCACTGTCATCGGATGCAACACCCTTGCCTACATCTCGGACAAGAGCGGCACAGGCTACCAGAGCGGCTGCGTCTCGACGTGCGGCAATGTGTCAGACTTGGTAGACGGTTCCTGCTCCGGCCAGGGCTGCTGCCAGACAGCGATACCCAGGGCGATGGGCTATTACAAAGTCGGCTTCGACAGCAATTTCAACACAAGCAAAATCTGGAGGTTCAGCCGATGCAGCTACGCCGTGCTGATGGAGGCGGAGGCGTTGAACTTTAGCACATTATACATCACCACGACCAAGTTCAACGACACAAACATGGGACGAGCACCCGTGGTGCTTGACTGGGCTATAAGTAGGGACTTGGCTATAAGAGATGGGACGACGTCGTGTGAGGTCGCCAAAAGGAATGAGACAGGCACTTACGCGTGTCTCAGCACCCACGGCGGGTGCGTGGAATCCCCCAACGGGCCAGGGTACCTGTGCAACTGCTCCAAAGGGTATGACGGCAACCCATATCTCCCAGATGGATGCAAAG ATTACAATGAATGTAGAGACGTATCGTCATGCCCCTCAGGCAGCATCTGCCACAACACAATAGGAGGATACCGGTGTTCGTGTCGAGCGGGAAGGAAGTTTTCTGAGCAAAACAAAACATGTGACCCTGATACTGGCCTCATCATAG TTGGCTTTCTTGTTCTCGTGATTTTCTCCTTCTTTGGATACATGATTCTTCAAAAGAGAAAACTGAACCAAGTTAAACAAGAACATTTTCAACAGCATGGAGGCGTGCTCTTGTTTGAGAGGATGAGATCAGAAAAGGGTCTTGCTTTCATTGTATTTAGTGAAGCTGAACTTATACAAGGCACAGACAACTACGATAAGAGCAGAATAATTGGAAAGGGAGGCCATGGGACAGTCTACAAAGGGATAGTTAAGAACAACATGCAGGTTGCAATTAAGAGATGTGCACTGATCGACGAAAGGCAAAAGAAGGAATTTGGTCAAGAAATGCTAATACTGTCCCAAATCAATCACAAGAACATTGTCAAACTCGTGGGTTGTTGCCTTGAGGTGGAAGTTCCGATGTTAGTCTACGAGTTCATCCCTAATGGCACACTATTCGAGCTTATCCATGGGAAGAACCAAGCACTGCAAATATCTTTCAGCACCCTGTTAAGGATTGTTCATGAAGCAGCCGAAGGACTCAATTTCCTACACTCGTATGCATCTCCTCCAATCATCCATGGTGATGTGAAGAGTGCCAACATCCTACTTGATGGTAACTACATGGCGAAAGTGTCAGATTTTGGAGCCTCCATACTAGCCCCATCCGACAAAGAGCAATATGTCACAATGGTTCAAGGTACTTGTGGATACCTCGACCCTGAATACATGCAAACATGCCAACTGACAGAGAAAAGTGACGTCTACAGCTTTGGTGTTATCCTTCTTGAGGTCCTCACTGGCCAAGAGCCTCTCAAGTTGGATGGACCTGAGATGCAAAGAAGTTTGTCGTCAAATTTCTTATCCGCTATGAAGGAGAACAATCTTGATGCGATCTTGCCGAGCCACGTGAAGGgacaagagagcaatgaattGATCAGAGGGCTTGCAGAGCTAGCCAAGCAATGCCTGGACATGTGTGGCAGCAACAGACCATCAATGAAGGAGATCGCCGATGAGCTCGATAAATTGAGGAAGCTTTCACTGCATCCTTGGGTACAGATTGATGCAGAGATGATAGAGACTcaaaaccttcttcttggtggaacATCGACTGCTAGCTTTGAAATAGAAGCCAGTACAACTGGGTATCCTACACAAGAAGGTGAGAACCTGCCCATGAACCCAAGAAGTTCGTACTATGCTAGGTGA